Proteins encoded by one window of Desulfovibrio ferrophilus:
- a CDS encoding diguanylate cyclase, whose protein sequence is MGDNVLIHQDVSEETILIVEDSRTMVSLLSRAIQKEFGLQAVICRTYAEAQDQLQNSDQVYFAALLDLNLPDAPNGEVVDLVTGKGIPAIVFTGEMSDDLRDIMWSKRIVDYVVKDNVDNIQQIMGIARRLKGNKDLNVLVVDDSSTSRTVIKDLLKVWNFNVLEATDGREALNILASHDKINLLITDYHMPKINGIELVKEVRRKFSKSRLPIIGISGVGGATTSAHFIKCGANDYMHKPFLTEELYCRVISNIETSEYIAAIKDLAERDYLTGIFNRRSFFSYGSKLFSSHQRGQIEIVLAMIDIDCFKDCNDKYGHSAGDEVLKFVAETLTDSFRDTDLVARFGGEEFCVACVDLAPEEIATVFEETRRAIEEAIIRIMDYKIRVSISVGVCAQHADSLDGMIKIADEMLYQAKKNGRNQVCIAD, encoded by the coding sequence ATGGGCGATAACGTATTGATTCATCAGGATGTTTCTGAGGAAACCATCCTGATCGTCGAGGACAGTAGGACCATGGTGTCTCTGTTGTCTCGCGCCATACAGAAGGAATTCGGCCTGCAGGCTGTGATCTGCAGAACTTATGCAGAGGCACAGGATCAGCTTCAGAACTCGGATCAGGTCTATTTTGCTGCGTTGCTGGATCTCAACCTACCCGACGCCCCGAATGGGGAGGTTGTTGACCTGGTTACGGGCAAGGGGATACCGGCCATCGTTTTCACGGGCGAAATGTCGGACGATTTGCGCGATATCATGTGGTCCAAGCGTATCGTGGACTATGTGGTCAAGGACAATGTGGATAATATTCAGCAGATCATGGGCATTGCCAGACGACTCAAAGGCAATAAGGACCTCAATGTGCTTGTCGTGGACGATTCGTCTACGAGCCGGACTGTTATTAAGGATTTGTTGAAGGTTTGGAATTTTAATGTGCTGGAGGCCACAGACGGTCGCGAAGCGCTGAATATCCTTGCCAGCCACGATAAGATCAATCTTTTGATCACCGACTATCACATGCCAAAAATTAACGGCATCGAGTTGGTTAAGGAAGTCCGGCGTAAGTTCTCAAAGTCGCGGTTGCCGATCATTGGTATTTCCGGCGTTGGCGGTGCCACCACTTCGGCCCATTTCATCAAATGCGGTGCCAACGATTACATGCACAAACCATTTCTGACCGAAGAATTGTATTGCCGGGTGATCAGCAATATTGAAACTTCGGAATATATCGCGGCTATAAAGGATCTCGCCGAGCGGGATTATTTGACGGGTATTTTCAATCGCCGTTCCTTTTTTAGTTATGGCAGTAAATTGTTTTCCAGCCACCAGCGTGGCCAGATTGAGATCGTGCTGGCGATGATCGACATTGATTGTTTCAAGGACTGCAATGACAAGTACGGCCACAGCGCCGGTGATGAGGTTTTGAAATTCGTTGCCGAAACGCTGACGGATAGTTTTCGGGATACGGACCTTGTCGCCCGCTTCGGAGGAGAGGAATTTTGCGTGGCCTGTGTGGATCTGGCACCCGAAGAGATTGCTACGGTTTTTGAAGAAACTCGCCGCGCCATTGAAGAGGCCATTATCAGGATTATGGATTACAAGATTCGTGTGAGCATTAGCGTCGGTGTGTGCGCCCAGCACGCGGATAGCCTTGATGGGATGATCAAGATTGCTGATGAGATGCTTTATCAGGCCAAGAAAAATGGTCGTAATCAGGTTTGTATTGCTGACTAG
- a CDS encoding YkgJ family cysteine cluster protein, whose translation MTNNTTKHQDENTSGQADSHLRQRLEQAVQFISQGIAEHGLSVPLLGHGMMQFATITQSFPVPDDVECTPGCTYCCHTRVSTSIPEVLIIAQQLRLNLEPPVLTQIQQNIHGMVEHGDPMRLEWWLENKTPCPFLDDGQEQLCLIYEIRPFTCRSHHSTAATACEQGFEEHRAMDVPCYPKLQQATDLYSTAFMIAMRNHGLTSFYVGFIAALDIALGDDTAAGRWLAGQDVFRNAEIA comes from the coding sequence ATGACGAACAACACAACGAAACATCAAGACGAGAACACCTCCGGGCAGGCTGACAGCCATCTCCGCCAACGTCTTGAGCAGGCCGTTCAATTCATCTCTCAAGGCATCGCGGAACACGGGCTGAGCGTTCCCCTGCTAGGCCACGGCATGATGCAATTCGCCACGATCACCCAATCCTTCCCCGTGCCCGACGATGTGGAATGCACCCCCGGATGCACTTACTGCTGCCATACCCGCGTCAGCACATCCATCCCCGAGGTGCTTATCATCGCGCAGCAGCTACGGCTCAATCTTGAGCCGCCTGTACTTACCCAGATTCAGCAGAACATCCATGGCATGGTTGAGCATGGCGACCCCATGCGTCTCGAGTGGTGGCTGGAAAACAAGACCCCGTGCCCCTTCCTTGACGATGGGCAGGAGCAGCTCTGCTTGATCTACGAAATCCGTCCATTTACCTGCCGTAGCCACCATTCCACAGCTGCAACGGCCTGTGAGCAAGGCTTTGAGGAACACCGGGCCATGGACGTCCCCTGCTATCCCAAACTGCAACAGGCCACGGACCTCTATTCCACGGCTTTCATGATCGCCATGCGCAATCACGGCCTGACTTCATTTTATGTAGGATTCATTGCAGCTCTGGACATCGCCCTCGGCGACGACACTGCCGCCGGGCGCTGGCTCGCCGGACAGGACGTCTTCCGCAACGCCGAAATCGCCTGA
- a CDS encoding FAD-binding and (Fe-S)-binding domain-containing protein, which translates to MLPEPYDQIYAELLDFMPKERAYTDALRTLAYGTDASFYRLIPKIVVDTDCEDEVVAILKIVNRHQVPVTFRAAGTSLSGQAISDSILVRLGDGWRNYEILDKARKIALEPGIIGSHANRILAPHGKKIGPDPASIDTCKIGGIVANNASGMCCGVAENSYKTLDSLRLVLADGTPLDTADPASREAFEKSHGHILEGLVALRERVLADKKLAARIRRKFKIKNTTGYSLNAIVDFDDPFEILQHLLVGSEGTLAFISRVVYRTVVEHPHKASALMRFPDIRSACEAAIIARGQRVSAAELMDRAALASVQDKPGMPDGLTELGPEAAALLVEVRGKTEQELEAKVAKVLDAVKDIASVTPHQFTSVPAEFNSLWNVRRGLFPAVGAVRDAGTTVIIEDVAFPIKDLAEATLELQELFIKHGYDKAIIFGHALEGNLHFVFTQDFNVQAEIDRYAAFMDDVTQMVAGKYKGSLKAEHGTGRNMAHFVELEWGRDAYKLMEDIKALFDPNGLLNPGVILNEDPEAHLKDLKPLPVADDIIDRCIECGFCEPVCPSRSLTLTPRQRIVAFRELSRQKQVGDAQETIKAFKKSYDYDGEATCAADGLCGTRCPVAIDTGKFIKLYRSWERGKWQKALASAVAKNFPLVIAGVNMDLGIAGAMHDLLGDRAMDGLGHGLHKYSGKRLPRWNVSMPRVAAKPRMNTTPDSADKVVYFPSCVARHMGPEKHDPDKSAIRDHTLSVLAKAGYEVIHPERMNRLCCGQPWESKGLVDQADSKLRELEQALRDASENGKYPILCDTSPCLYRMKEHIEGLPLYEPVEFVGKFLMDRLEFTPVNKRIALHVTCSSRKMGLAETMEELARKCAREVVVPEDIFCCGFAGDRGFNYPELNEAALKDLPDQLAGCSVGYSTSRTCEVGLSLHGKVPYKNIMFLLDEASWPKA; encoded by the coding sequence ATGCTGCCTGAACCATACGATCAAATTTATGCAGAGTTGCTTGATTTCATGCCCAAAGAGCGTGCGTATACCGACGCGCTCAGGACACTGGCCTATGGTACGGATGCCAGTTTTTACCGCCTGATTCCCAAGATTGTGGTGGATACCGATTGCGAGGATGAGGTCGTGGCGATTCTGAAGATTGTGAATCGCCATCAGGTGCCCGTGACCTTCCGCGCAGCGGGCACGAGCCTTTCGGGGCAGGCCATCAGCGATTCCATCCTGGTGCGTCTGGGCGATGGCTGGCGGAATTATGAAATTCTCGACAAGGCCAGGAAGATCGCTCTGGAACCCGGGATTATCGGTAGTCACGCCAACCGTATCCTTGCACCCCATGGCAAGAAGATCGGGCCGGACCCCGCCAGTATCGATACCTGCAAGATCGGTGGTATTGTGGCCAATAATGCCTCGGGCATGTGCTGCGGTGTGGCTGAGAATTCCTACAAGACGTTGGATTCCCTGCGCTTGGTCCTGGCCGACGGCACCCCCCTGGATACGGCCGATCCCGCCAGCCGTGAGGCTTTCGAAAAGAGCCATGGGCATATTTTGGAGGGGCTGGTCGCCCTGCGTGAACGGGTGCTGGCCGACAAGAAACTCGCCGCCCGCATTCGCCGCAAATTCAAGATCAAGAACACCACCGGCTACAGCCTGAACGCCATCGTGGACTTCGATGACCCCTTCGAGATCTTACAGCATCTGCTGGTGGGGTCCGAGGGCACTCTGGCCTTCATCTCCCGTGTCGTTTATCGCACCGTGGTGGAGCACCCGCACAAGGCCTCGGCCCTGATGCGTTTCCCGGACATCCGCTCGGCCTGTGAAGCTGCGATCATTGCTCGCGGACAGAGGGTGTCCGCCGCCGAATTGATGGACCGTGCGGCATTGGCTTCGGTGCAGGACAAGCCCGGTATGCCAGATGGCCTGACAGAGTTGGGGCCGGAAGCCGCGGCCCTGCTGGTGGAGGTGCGCGGCAAGACCGAGCAGGAATTGGAGGCCAAGGTCGCCAAGGTGCTGGATGCCGTGAAGGATATTGCCAGTGTCACCCCGCACCAGTTCACCTCGGTCCCGGCGGAGTTCAATTCGCTCTGGAATGTGCGCCGGGGGTTGTTCCCGGCTGTGGGGGCCGTTCGCGATGCTGGGACCACCGTCATCATCGAGGACGTGGCCTTCCCCATCAAGGATTTGGCCGAGGCCACTCTGGAGTTGCAGGAGCTGTTCATCAAGCATGGCTATGACAAGGCCATCATCTTCGGCCACGCCCTGGAGGGGAATCTGCACTTCGTGTTCACTCAGGACTTCAATGTGCAGGCCGAGATCGACCGTTATGCTGCCTTCATGGACGATGTGACCCAGATGGTTGCCGGAAAGTACAAGGGGTCATTGAAGGCCGAGCATGGGACCGGGCGTAATATGGCGCACTTTGTGGAGTTGGAATGGGGTCGCGATGCCTACAAGTTGATGGAAGACATCAAGGCTCTGTTTGACCCCAATGGCTTGCTCAATCCGGGAGTTATTCTGAATGAGGACCCCGAGGCCCATCTGAAGGATTTGAAGCCCCTGCCTGTGGCCGATGATATCATCGACCGCTGCATTGAATGTGGATTCTGCGAGCCGGTTTGCCCGTCGAGATCACTGACCTTGACCCCTCGCCAACGCATCGTGGCCTTCCGCGAGCTTTCCCGGCAAAAGCAGGTTGGTGATGCGCAGGAGACGATCAAGGCCTTCAAGAAGAGTTATGACTATGACGGCGAAGCCACCTGCGCTGCGGACGGGCTGTGTGGCACCAGATGCCCGGTGGCCATTGATACGGGCAAGTTCATCAAGCTCTATCGATCCTGGGAACGTGGCAAATGGCAGAAGGCCCTGGCCTCTGCCGTGGCAAAGAATTTCCCGCTGGTCATTGCGGGTGTGAATATGGACCTGGGTATCGCAGGGGCTATGCACGATCTGTTGGGCGACCGGGCCATGGATGGTCTGGGACACGGGCTGCACAAGTATTCCGGCAAGCGCCTTCCTCGCTGGAATGTCTCCATGCCCAGAGTCGCCGCGAAACCCCGGATGAACACAACCCCTGACAGTGCCGACAAGGTGGTCTACTTCCCCAGTTGTGTGGCTCGGCATATGGGGCCGGAAAAGCACGACCCGGACAAGTCCGCGATTCGCGATCATACCCTGAGCGTGCTTGCCAAGGCTGGTTATGAGGTTATTCATCCCGAGCGCATGAACAGGCTCTGCTGCGGGCAGCCGTGGGAGTCTAAAGGTCTGGTTGATCAGGCCGATTCCAAGCTGCGTGAACTGGAGCAGGCTCTGCGCGATGCCAGCGAAAACGGCAAGTATCCCATCCTCTGTGATACGAGTCCCTGCCTGTATCGCATGAAGGAGCATATCGAAGGGTTGCCCCTGTATGAGCCGGTCGAGTTTGTGGGCAAGTTCCTGATGGACAGGCTGGAGTTCACGCCCGTGAACAAGCGCATCGCCCTGCATGTGACATGCAGCTCACGCAAGATGGGGCTGGCGGAGACCATGGAGGAGTTGGCCCGCAAGTGCGCTCGCGAGGTCGTGGTGCCTGAAGATATCTTCTGCTGTGGGTTCGCCGGGGACCGGGGCTTCAATTATCCCGAACTCAACGAGGCCGCTCTCAAGGACCTGCCGGATCAGTTGGCGGGCTGCAGCGTGGGCTATTCCACTTCGCGTACCTGCGAGGTTGGCCTCTCGCTGCATGGCAAGGTGCCCTATAAGAACATCATGTTCCTGCTGGATGAGGCTAGTTGGCCCAAGGCGTAG
- a CDS encoding VOC family protein encodes MDDKYKTQGMFSWNELMTTNVEEAKEFYAELFDWQYEEAPMEGGGTYHVAVVDGVQVGGMFERPANIPEGLPAHWRSYVTVDDVDECADMAGAMGGTVLLNPTDLPGVGRFCIIQDPQGAVLNLITYPMDMGE; translated from the coding sequence ATGGACGACAAGTACAAAACCCAGGGCATGTTCAGCTGGAACGAATTGATGACCACCAACGTGGAAGAGGCCAAGGAATTCTATGCGGAACTGTTTGACTGGCAGTACGAAGAAGCCCCGATGGAAGGCGGCGGCACATATCATGTAGCCGTGGTGGATGGTGTACAGGTCGGTGGAATGTTCGAGCGCCCGGCAAACATCCCCGAAGGACTCCCCGCGCACTGGCGCAGCTATGTCACCGTGGACGACGTTGATGAATGCGCTGATATGGCCGGAGCCATGGGCGGTACAGTGCTTCTAAACCCCACGGACCTGCCCGGCGTTGGCCGCTTCTGCATCATTCAGGACCCGCAAGGCGCGGTGCTGAACCTGATCACCTACCCCATGGACATGGGCGAATAG
- a CDS encoding nitroreductase family protein: protein MLQFKVDTDTCIQCGECAKDCPYMVIEMGEDGFPRAIADREGQCIQCQHCMTICKPGSLSILGKDPADSLPLKGNLPSQQQMETLVMGRRSVRRYKDEPVDSDVIARMLEISAHAPTGVNNRGVLFTVVDDAEVMTKVRTRTMEGLGLAVREGKLPEGLEFMADFVRLWEDKGVDVLFRGAPHLLVASSPKSGPCPDVDCHIAMTNFELLAASMGLGALWDGLFKWALTMILPDLMKDLGIPEDHKVGYAMVFGKPAVKYHRTVQRSDAKVNRVTAI from the coding sequence ATGCTTCAATTCAAGGTTGATACGGATACCTGTATTCAGTGTGGCGAATGCGCCAAGGATTGTCCCTATATGGTGATCGAAATGGGCGAGGATGGTTTTCCTCGTGCCATTGCGGACCGCGAGGGCCAGTGCATTCAGTGTCAACACTGTATGACTATCTGCAAGCCGGGGTCGCTGTCCATTCTGGGGAAGGACCCGGCGGACAGTCTGCCGCTCAAGGGGAATCTACCCAGTCAGCAACAGATGGAGACCCTCGTCATGGGGCGTCGGTCTGTGCGGCGTTATAAAGATGAGCCGGTAGACTCTGACGTGATTGCTCGAATGCTGGAAATTTCCGCTCACGCTCCCACGGGTGTCAACAATCGTGGGGTTCTGTTTACCGTAGTGGACGATGCCGAGGTCATGACCAAGGTCCGTACCCGTACCATGGAGGGCCTTGGGCTGGCCGTGCGAGAGGGCAAATTGCCTGAGGGACTGGAGTTCATGGCGGATTTTGTCAGGCTCTGGGAAGACAAGGGAGTGGATGTCTTGTTCCGGGGTGCTCCGCACCTGCTGGTGGCTTCGTCTCCGAAGTCTGGGCCGTGTCCTGATGTCGATTGTCACATTGCCATGACCAATTTCGAATTGCTGGCCGCCAGCATGGGCTTGGGAGCACTGTGGGACGGCTTGTTCAAATGGGCTCTGACCATGATTCTGCCTGATTTGATGAAGGACCTAGGTATCCCCGAGGACCACAAGGTTGGTTATGCGATGGTCTTTGGCAAGCCTGCAGTAAAGTACCATCGCACCGTGCAGCGCAGTGATGCCAAGGTGAATCGGGTTACGGCAATCTAG
- a CDS encoding DUF1611 domain-containing protein: MIKKEFAVVYCEGFFGKMDGKTANGLTRYSGQYEIVGVIDSTKANLDAGEVLDNAANGITIYKNIREALDGQGMPVTAFIYGMAPLSGSFSSKDREVMYYAMERGLNIINGLHDFLTDDEGFVHKAGECNVQLFDIRKQQDAKQRSVFTGAINRVKCPKIAILGTDSAVGKRTTSIILTQALQELGLKSVMIATGQTGVIQGAEFGVPLDALKEQFISGEMEKAIVEAWEATEPDIIIIEGQGSLSHPAYLSSCFIIRGGQPEAIIVQHPPKREFLGDYPTIKMPRLEDEIELVEVFSKSPVIGIAINHESMSDSEVDETVEAYQKQFDMPAADVLRSGCDSLIANILTSFPQLQAKLAR; this comes from the coding sequence ATGATAAAAAAGGAATTTGCAGTGGTGTATTGCGAAGGCTTTTTCGGCAAAATGGATGGCAAAACAGCCAATGGGCTGACCCGCTATTCAGGCCAGTATGAAATTGTAGGCGTCATCGATAGCACTAAGGCCAACTTGGATGCTGGTGAGGTTCTTGATAATGCAGCCAATGGAATCACAATTTACAAAAATATCCGGGAAGCTTTGGACGGACAAGGGATGCCAGTAACAGCCTTTATTTATGGCATGGCCCCTTTGTCTGGTTCCTTTTCTTCAAAGGATCGAGAGGTGATGTATTATGCAATGGAGAGAGGACTCAATATTATCAATGGCCTTCATGATTTTTTAACTGACGATGAAGGATTTGTTCACAAAGCTGGCGAGTGCAACGTTCAGTTGTTTGACATTAGAAAGCAGCAAGACGCCAAGCAAAGAAGCGTTTTTACTGGGGCCATCAACAGGGTGAAATGCCCCAAGATTGCAATTCTTGGAACGGATAGCGCTGTTGGTAAGCGCACGACATCTATTATCTTGACTCAGGCACTTCAGGAGCTCGGGCTTAAATCAGTGATGATCGCAACTGGTCAAACGGGTGTTATTCAGGGGGCTGAGTTTGGTGTCCCACTCGATGCTTTGAAGGAGCAATTCATTTCTGGAGAAATGGAAAAGGCAATTGTTGAGGCTTGGGAAGCAACTGAGCCGGACATAATTATTATTGAAGGTCAGGGTTCCTTGAGTCATCCTGCGTATCTGAGCTCATGTTTCATCATCAGGGGTGGACAGCCTGAGGCCATTATTGTCCAACACCCACCCAAGCGAGAGTTTCTGGGTGATTACCCAACGATAAAAATGCCTCGTTTGGAGGACGAGATCGAACTCGTTGAAGTCTTTTCGAAGTCACCTGTCATTGGCATTGCCATTAACCACGAGTCCATGTCCGATTCAGAGGTAGATGAAACAGTTGAGGCTTACCAAAAACAGTTCGATATGCCAGCGGCAGACGTCCTCAGGTCTGGTTGTGATTCTTTAATTGCAAATATATTGACCTCCTTCCCTCAGCTCCAAGCCAAGTTGGCTCGATGA
- a CDS encoding alanine/ornithine racemase family PLP-dependent enzyme → MKTPYLEIDLSKIHDNAKHLITMFGVRGIGVMGVTKSVLGEPKIADCLIAAGISSLGDSRIENIIRMRKANVQALLFLIRTPSVSEVQDVVAYADVSFNTELSVIADLSRVAVQQKKIHDIVLMVEMGDLREGILRQDLGKTIGKVLRMKGVRIIGLGTNLACLSGVKPTKSNMDDFSRLAETYERSYGLKLHVISGGNSANFDWMLEDDTKGRVNNVRLGEAIVLGRETLLRKHIGGLHLDAITLVAEVIESKRKPSLPEGETGLDAFGNTPVFEDKGEMLRAIVALGKQDVHVAGLVPLIDVDILGSSSDHLVVDASRAPLRVGDRVRFGLDYAALLSSMTSPFVGRSYIKDQSQRWPRLRGIPERVPAVM, encoded by the coding sequence ATGAAGACACCTTACCTTGAAATTGATCTATCCAAGATACACGATAATGCCAAACATCTGATCACCATGTTCGGAGTCAGGGGTATTGGTGTGATGGGCGTAACCAAGAGTGTTTTGGGAGAGCCCAAGATCGCCGACTGTCTGATTGCTGCAGGTATTTCATCTCTGGGAGATTCAAGGATTGAGAACATAATCCGCATGAGAAAGGCCAACGTTCAAGCGCTTCTCTTCTTGATCAGGACGCCCTCTGTTAGTGAGGTCCAGGATGTTGTTGCCTACGCGGATGTGAGTTTCAACACCGAATTGTCCGTCATTGCCGACCTTTCCAGGGTGGCTGTCCAGCAGAAGAAAATTCATGACATCGTTCTCATGGTGGAGATGGGTGATCTTCGGGAGGGAATACTTCGACAGGATCTCGGCAAAACAATTGGAAAAGTGCTCCGAATGAAGGGCGTCCGAATCATTGGCTTGGGGACCAACCTGGCTTGTTTGAGTGGGGTCAAGCCAACCAAGTCCAACATGGATGATTTTTCTCGTTTGGCAGAAACATATGAAAGAAGTTACGGCCTCAAGCTTCATGTGATTTCTGGAGGAAATTCGGCAAATTTTGATTGGATGCTTGAAGATGACACAAAAGGCAGAGTGAATAATGTGCGATTGGGAGAGGCAATTGTTCTAGGCAGGGAAACCCTTTTGAGGAAGCATATTGGCGGGCTTCACCTCGATGCGATTACCTTGGTTGCAGAAGTGATAGAATCTAAGCGCAAGCCCTCACTTCCTGAGGGAGAGACAGGGTTGGATGCTTTTGGCAATACTCCCGTATTTGAAGACAAGGGGGAAATGCTCAGGGCGATTGTGGCTTTGGGAAAACAGGATGTCCATGTGGCAGGCCTCGTGCCGTTGATAGATGTCGACATCCTGGGGTCGAGCAGTGATCATCTCGTAGTTGATGCCTCTAGAGCCCCATTGCGCGTAGGTGATCGAGTGCGATTTGGCTTGGATTATGCGGCGCTTTTATCATCCATGACGTCACCATTTGTTGGACGTTCATATATTAAGGACCAATCGCAGCGTTGGCCTCGGCTCCGAGGCATCCCGGAACGCGTGCCGGCGGTGATGTGA
- a CDS encoding SulP family inorganic anion transporter, with amino-acid sequence MDSNQLIAPRSRGSVQGDIFSGLTVALALVPEAVAFSFVAGVSPVVGLYGAFMMCLITAVLGGRPGMISGATGAMAVVMVNLVMEGNALGGSPAAGVQYLFFALLLVGLFQALAGVFRLGKFIRMVPRSVMMGFVNGLAIVIFLSQLRMFQADGAWIQGQPLWTMASLVALTMGILLIVPRIHKKAPGALVAIIAVSLLVIFAKIDTQTVLSFIQSKGGTGIQAGLPSFAFPQVPLTWATLVFVVPYALILAAIGLIESLMTLTLIDELTDSHGSGNRECVAQGFANFVNGLFGGMGGCAMIGQSIINISSGGRGRLSGIMAAGALLFFILFMSQYIEMVPIAALVGVMFIVVIKTFAWSTFNVLNKVPKWDVIVIILVTFLTVKYDLAIAVICGIIISALIFAWENALRIRARKTVDEHGIKHYKIYGPLFFGSTTLFMSKFDAKNDPQEVIIDFEESRIMDQSAIEIINKVAEIYQRSGKTIHLWHLSKDCVRLIKKAEKICVVNVLEDPDYFVSIDNYHKFREAI; translated from the coding sequence ATGGATTCGAATCAACTGATAGCTCCCCGTTCCAGAGGCAGTGTTCAAGGCGATATTTTCTCCGGGTTGACGGTCGCTCTGGCCCTGGTCCCCGAGGCCGTCGCGTTTTCTTTCGTGGCTGGTGTATCGCCCGTTGTAGGCCTGTATGGTGCCTTCATGATGTGCCTTATCACGGCAGTTCTCGGCGGAAGACCAGGGATGATTTCCGGGGCAACCGGCGCGATGGCCGTCGTGATGGTCAACCTGGTCATGGAAGGAAACGCTCTGGGGGGGAGTCCCGCAGCTGGAGTCCAGTATTTGTTCTTTGCGTTGTTGCTGGTGGGATTGTTTCAGGCCCTGGCTGGTGTTTTCCGTTTGGGAAAGTTCATTCGCATGGTTCCTCGATCCGTCATGATGGGCTTTGTTAATGGGTTGGCCATTGTCATCTTCCTGTCTCAACTCAGGATGTTTCAAGCTGATGGGGCCTGGATTCAGGGCCAACCGCTGTGGACCATGGCTTCACTTGTCGCTTTGACAATGGGTATTCTGTTGATTGTCCCGCGGATTCATAAGAAGGCGCCGGGGGCGCTCGTGGCGATCATCGCCGTGTCACTTCTGGTTATTTTTGCCAAAATCGATACGCAAACGGTTCTGTCTTTCATCCAGTCCAAGGGCGGCACGGGCATTCAGGCCGGGCTTCCCTCCTTTGCCTTCCCCCAGGTTCCCCTTACTTGGGCGACACTCGTTTTCGTTGTTCCTTATGCTCTTATTCTGGCAGCCATTGGACTTATTGAGTCACTCATGACCCTGACATTGATTGATGAACTGACCGATAGCCATGGGAGTGGCAATCGCGAATGTGTTGCCCAGGGTTTTGCGAATTTCGTGAACGGGTTGTTCGGTGGCATGGGGGGCTGCGCCATGATCGGCCAGAGCATTATCAACATCTCATCGGGTGGGCGCGGTCGACTTTCTGGCATCATGGCGGCTGGAGCGCTTCTGTTTTTCATCCTGTTTATGTCCCAGTATATAGAGATGGTTCCCATTGCGGCGTTGGTCGGCGTCATGTTCATTGTCGTGATCAAGACCTTTGCCTGGAGTACCTTCAACGTGCTCAACAAGGTGCCCAAGTGGGACGTGATTGTGATCATTCTGGTGACTTTCCTCACCGTGAAATATGATCTGGCCATCGCGGTGATCTGCGGAATCATTATCTCGGCCCTGATATTTGCCTGGGAAAATGCTCTACGTATTCGAGCGCGCAAGACGGTGGATGAGCATGGCATCAAGCATTATAAAATCTATGGCCCCTTGTTCTTCGGCTCTACCACGCTTTTCATGAGCAAGTTTGATGCGAAGAACGATCCGCAGGAAGTCATCATTGATTTCGAAGAGTCGCGGATCATGGATCAGTCCGCCATTGAGATCATCAACAAGGTCGCCGAGATCTACCAGCGATCGGGCAAGACCATCCATCTCTGGCATTTGAGCAAGGATTGCGTCCGCCTGATCAAGAAAGCGGAGAAGATCTGCGTTGTAAATGTGCTGGAGGATCCGGATTATTTCGTCAGTATCGACAACTACCATAAGTTTCGAGAAGCGATCTAG